The proteins below are encoded in one region of Corallococcus silvisoli:
- a CDS encoding SDR family oxidoreductase, with protein MTTNIQGKVVAITGASSGIGEATARLLAQQGAKVVLGARRTDRLEALAGELKAKGAEACFRALDVTKREDMEAFVDFTLKQYGRLDVLINNAGVMPLSRLDQLKVDEWNRMIDVNIRGVLHGIAAGLPVMKRQNSGQFINLSSIGGHAVSPTAAVYCATKFAVLALSEGLRQEVGADIRVTVISPGVTVSELAESISDSEAREVMRDFRKGAIPAEAIARSIAYAISQPADVDVSEIIIRPTSSPY; from the coding sequence ATGACGACGAATATCCAGGGCAAGGTGGTGGCCATCACCGGAGCGAGCAGCGGCATTGGCGAGGCGACGGCCCGCCTGCTCGCCCAGCAGGGCGCGAAGGTGGTGCTGGGCGCGCGCCGGACCGACCGGCTGGAGGCGCTGGCCGGGGAGCTGAAGGCGAAGGGCGCGGAGGCGTGCTTCCGCGCGCTGGACGTGACGAAGCGCGAGGACATGGAGGCCTTCGTGGACTTCACGCTGAAGCAGTACGGGCGGCTGGACGTGCTCATCAACAACGCGGGCGTGATGCCGCTGTCACGGCTGGACCAGCTGAAGGTGGACGAGTGGAACCGGATGATCGACGTGAACATCCGGGGCGTGCTGCATGGCATCGCGGCGGGGCTGCCGGTGATGAAGCGCCAGAATTCGGGGCAGTTCATCAACCTGTCGTCCATTGGCGGGCACGCGGTGAGCCCGACGGCGGCCGTCTACTGCGCCACGAAGTTCGCGGTGCTGGCCCTCTCCGAAGGACTGCGCCAGGAGGTGGGCGCGGACATCCGGGTCACGGTGATTTCACCGGGGGTCACCGTGTCGGAGCTGGCGGAGAGCATCAGCGACTCGGAGGCGCGCGAGGTGATGCGTGACTTCAGGAAGGGGGCGATTCCGGCGGAGGCCATCGCGCGGTCCATCGCGTACGCCATCAGCCAACCCGCGGACGTGGATGTGAGTGAAATCATCATCCGCCCCACCTCCAGTCCGTACTG